In Dama dama isolate Ldn47 chromosome 20, ASM3311817v1, whole genome shotgun sequence, a single window of DNA contains:
- the CSF3R gene encoding granulocyte colony-stimulating factor receptor isoform X3: MVGLGAWSLVGAALIILLLPRSLEQCGHILLSAPIVRLGDQVMASCIINQNCSHLVTEWRIVWKLEPELHPRQRQQHLPNGTLQSTITLPHLNLSRVLLSCCLHWGNSLQILDQAELQAGYPPIAPHNLSCIMNLTINSLICQWEPGPDTHLSTSFTLKSFKSQDQCQTQKDSIPDCVPEDGQSHCSIPRRHLQLYQDMSIWVQARNALGTSISPKLCLAPMDVVKLEPPTLWALEPSPGVAPPQPGCLRLRWETWKPSLYIEQKCELRHQPRLGEAGWDLVSALPARTPEYELCGLLPSTAYTLQMRCTRWPLPGHWSEWSPSLELITAQRAPIVRLDTWWRQRQLDPQTVAVQLFWKPIALEEDSGQIQGYLVSRRPSDQAGAEPTLCDTTELNCTFQLPPEAREVLLQAYNTAGSSHPTPVVFLESRGPPLGRLHATARDPHSLWVGWEPPIPPPQGYVIEWGLSPPSPNGSPMTWRMEHNGSIAGTLLQENIRPFQLYEITVTPLYQDTKGPSQHVYAYSQEMATVLNASTHSFVLRGLEPSSLYQVHLMAASQAGATNSTILTLMTLALEESELHIILGLFGLLVLLICLCGAAQFCCRPSRKYSLWPSVPDPAHSSLGSWVPTITAEDIFQLPSLRDPGMPPITKITVLEEEEKKPGPWESNDGSGTGSLSTLVQAYVLQGDPRVPSTQPQPQSGNSDQVFYVQVLGSPTGPGPGHYLRCDSTQPLLEGLTPSPKSYENLWFQTSPLGTPEPLVPHPEDDSIFEPLLDFPLLQGLRVSGAEGLGGF; the protein is encoded by the exons ATGGTGGGGCTGGGAGCCTGGAGCCTGGTGGGAGCTGCTCTGATCATCCTGCTGCTCCCCAGAA GCCTGGAGCAGTGTGGGCATATCCTCCTCTCAGCCCCCATCGTCCGCCTGGGAGATCAAGTCATGGCCTCCTGCATCATCAACCAGAACTGCAGCCACCTGGTCACCGAATGGCGGATTGTATGGAAACTGGAACCAGAGCTTCACCCCAGGCAGAGGCAGCAGCACCTGCCGAACGGGACCCTGCAGTCCACCATCACCTTGCCCCACCTCAACCTCTCTCGGGTCCTTCTCTCCTGCTGCCTACACTGGGGCAACAGCCTGCAGATCCTGGACCAGGCTGAGCTGCAGGCGGGCT ACCCTCCCATTGCACCCCACAACCTATCCTGCATCATGAACCTCACAATCAACAGCCTCATCTGCCAGTGGGAGCCAGGCCCTGACACCCACCTGTCCACCAGCTTCAccctgaagagcttcaa GAGCCAGGACCAATGCCAGACGCAGAAGGATTCCATCCCTGACTGCGTGCCTGAGGACGGGCAGAGCCACTGCTCCATCCCCCGCAGACACCTGCAGCTGTACCAGGACATGAGCATCTGGGTGCAGGCCAGGAACGCGCTGGGGACCAGCATTTCCCCGAAGCTCTGCCTTGCTCCCATGGACGTTG TGAAACTGGAGCCCCCCACACTGTGGGCCCTGGAGCCCAGCCCTGGGGTGGCCCCGCCCCAGCCAGGCTGCCTGAGGCTGCGCTGGGAGACCTGGAAGCCAAGCCTGTACATAGAACAGAAGTGTGAGCTGCGCCACCAGCCTCGGCTTGGAGAAGCCGGATGGGACCTG GTGAGCGCCCTGCCTGCCAGGACCCCTGAGTATGAGCTCTGTGGGCTCCTCCCATCCACAGCCTACACCCTGCAAATGCGCTGCACCCGCTGGCCCCTGCCCGGCCACTGGAGCGAATGGAGCCCCAGCCTGGAGCTGATCACCGCACAACGGG CCCCCATCGTCAGACTGGACACGTGGTGGCGTCAAAGGCAGCTGGACCCCCAGACAGTGGCCGTGCAGCTGTTCTGGAAG CCAATAGCCCTGGAAGAAGACAGCGGGCAGATCCAAGGCTACCTGGTTTCCCGGAGACCCTCAGACCAGGCTGGGGCAGAGCCAACCCTCTGTGACACCACGGAGCTGAACTGTACCTTCCAGCTGCCTCCAGAAGCCCGGGAGGTGCTCCTTCAGGCCTATAACACGGCTGGCTCCTCTCATCCCACCCCTGTGGTCTTCTTGGAAAGCAGAG GCCCACCCCTGGGCAGACTGCATGCCACCGCTCGAGACCCTCACAGCCTCTGGGTGGGCTGGGAGCCCCCCATTCCTCCACCTCAGGGCTATGTGATTGAGTGGGGCCTCAGTCCCCCCAGCCCCAACGGCAGTCCTATGACCTGGAGGATGGAGCATAACGGAAGCATTGCAGGGACCTTGCTGCAGG AGAACATCAGGCCCTTTCAGCTCTACGAGATCACTGTGACCCCCCTGTACCAGGACACCAAGGGACCCTCCCAGCACGTCTATGCCTACTCCCAAGAGATGG CCACTGTCCTGAATGCCTCCACCCATAGCTTTGTCCTCCGTGGCCTGGAGCCTTCCAGCTTGTACCAAGTCCACCTCATGGCCGCCAGCCAGGCAGGAGCCACCAACAGTACAATCCTCACCCTGATGACCTTGGCTCTAG AGGAGTCTGAGCTGCACATCATCCTGGGCCTGTTTGGCCTCCTGGTCTTGCTCATCTGCCTCTGTGGGGCTGCCCAGTTCTGCTGCAGACCCAG CAGGAAGTATTCCCTCTGGCCAAGTGTCCCGGACCCAGCCCACAGCAGCCTGGGTTCCTGGGTGCCAACCATCACGGCagag GATATCTTCCAGCTGCCCAGCCTTCGGGACCCCGGCATGCCACCCATCACCAAGATCACAGtgctggaggaggaagagaaaaagccAGGGCCCTGGGAGTCCAATGACGGCTCAGGGACCGGTAGCCTCTCCACCCTTGTCCAGGCCTATGTGCTCCAGGGGGACCCAAGAGTACCTTCCACTCAGCCTCAGCCCCAGTCTGGCAACAGCGACCAGGTGTTTTATGTGCAGGTGCTAGGCAGCCCCACAGGCCCAGGGCCTGGGCACTACCTCCGCTGTGACTCAACTCAGCCCCTCTTGGAGGGGCTCACCCCCAGTCCCAAGTCCTACGAGAACCTCTGGTTCCAGACCAGCCCCCTGGGGACCCCAGAGCCCCTAGTCCCACATCCAGAGGACGACAGTATCTTTGAACCTCTGCTTGACTTCCCTCTACTACAAGGACTCCGGGTCAGTGGGGCGGAGGGTCTTGGGGGCTTCTAG
- the CSF3R gene encoding granulocyte colony-stimulating factor receptor isoform X1 — protein sequence MVGLGAWSLVGAALIILLLPRSLEQCGHILLSAPIVRLGDQVMASCIINQNCSHLVTEWRIVWKLEPELHPRQRQQHLPNGTLQSTITLPHLNLSRVLLSCCLHWGNSLQILDQAELQAGYPPIAPHNLSCIMNLTINSLICQWEPGPDTHLSTSFTLKSFKSQDQCQTQKDSIPDCVPEDGQSHCSIPRRHLQLYQDMSIWVQARNALGTSISPKLCLAPMDVVKLEPPTLWALEPSPGVAPPQPGCLRLRWETWKPSLYIEQKCELRHQPRLGEAGWDLVSALPARTPEYELCGLLPSTAYTLQMRCTRWPLPGHWSEWSPSLELITAQRAPIVRLDTWWRQRQLDPQTVAVQLFWKPIALEEDSGQIQGYLVSRRPSDQAGAEPTLCDTTELNCTFQLPPEAREVLLQAYNTAGSSHPTPVVFLESRGPPLGRLHATARDPHSLWVGWEPPIPPPQGYVIEWGLSPPSPNGSPMTWRMEHNGSIAGTLLQENIRPFQLYEITVTPLYQDTKGPSQHVYAYSQEMAPSHGPELHLRHIGKTWAQLEWVPEAPELGKSPFTHYTIFWTNTQDQSFSTVLNASTHSFVLRGLEPSSLYQVHLMAASQAGATNSTILTLMTLALEESELHIILGLFGLLVLLICLCGAAQFCCRPSRKYSLWPSVPDPAHSSLGSWVPTITAEDIFQLPSLRDPGMPPITKITVLEEEEKKPGPWESNDGSGTGSLSTLVQAYVLQGDPRVPSTQPQPQSGNSDQVFYVQVLGSPTGPGPGHYLRCDSTQPLLEGLTPSPKSYENLWFQTSPLGTPEPLVPHPEDDSIFEPLLDFPLLQGLRVSGAEGLGGF from the exons ATGGTGGGGCTGGGAGCCTGGAGCCTGGTGGGAGCTGCTCTGATCATCCTGCTGCTCCCCAGAA GCCTGGAGCAGTGTGGGCATATCCTCCTCTCAGCCCCCATCGTCCGCCTGGGAGATCAAGTCATGGCCTCCTGCATCATCAACCAGAACTGCAGCCACCTGGTCACCGAATGGCGGATTGTATGGAAACTGGAACCAGAGCTTCACCCCAGGCAGAGGCAGCAGCACCTGCCGAACGGGACCCTGCAGTCCACCATCACCTTGCCCCACCTCAACCTCTCTCGGGTCCTTCTCTCCTGCTGCCTACACTGGGGCAACAGCCTGCAGATCCTGGACCAGGCTGAGCTGCAGGCGGGCT ACCCTCCCATTGCACCCCACAACCTATCCTGCATCATGAACCTCACAATCAACAGCCTCATCTGCCAGTGGGAGCCAGGCCCTGACACCCACCTGTCCACCAGCTTCAccctgaagagcttcaa GAGCCAGGACCAATGCCAGACGCAGAAGGATTCCATCCCTGACTGCGTGCCTGAGGACGGGCAGAGCCACTGCTCCATCCCCCGCAGACACCTGCAGCTGTACCAGGACATGAGCATCTGGGTGCAGGCCAGGAACGCGCTGGGGACCAGCATTTCCCCGAAGCTCTGCCTTGCTCCCATGGACGTTG TGAAACTGGAGCCCCCCACACTGTGGGCCCTGGAGCCCAGCCCTGGGGTGGCCCCGCCCCAGCCAGGCTGCCTGAGGCTGCGCTGGGAGACCTGGAAGCCAAGCCTGTACATAGAACAGAAGTGTGAGCTGCGCCACCAGCCTCGGCTTGGAGAAGCCGGATGGGACCTG GTGAGCGCCCTGCCTGCCAGGACCCCTGAGTATGAGCTCTGTGGGCTCCTCCCATCCACAGCCTACACCCTGCAAATGCGCTGCACCCGCTGGCCCCTGCCCGGCCACTGGAGCGAATGGAGCCCCAGCCTGGAGCTGATCACCGCACAACGGG CCCCCATCGTCAGACTGGACACGTGGTGGCGTCAAAGGCAGCTGGACCCCCAGACAGTGGCCGTGCAGCTGTTCTGGAAG CCAATAGCCCTGGAAGAAGACAGCGGGCAGATCCAAGGCTACCTGGTTTCCCGGAGACCCTCAGACCAGGCTGGGGCAGAGCCAACCCTCTGTGACACCACGGAGCTGAACTGTACCTTCCAGCTGCCTCCAGAAGCCCGGGAGGTGCTCCTTCAGGCCTATAACACGGCTGGCTCCTCTCATCCCACCCCTGTGGTCTTCTTGGAAAGCAGAG GCCCACCCCTGGGCAGACTGCATGCCACCGCTCGAGACCCTCACAGCCTCTGGGTGGGCTGGGAGCCCCCCATTCCTCCACCTCAGGGCTATGTGATTGAGTGGGGCCTCAGTCCCCCCAGCCCCAACGGCAGTCCTATGACCTGGAGGATGGAGCATAACGGAAGCATTGCAGGGACCTTGCTGCAGG AGAACATCAGGCCCTTTCAGCTCTACGAGATCACTGTGACCCCCCTGTACCAGGACACCAAGGGACCCTCCCAGCACGTCTATGCCTACTCCCAAGAGATGG CCCCCTCCCATGGCCCAGAGTTGCATCTCAGGCACATTGGCAAGACATGGGCCCAGCTGGAGTGGGTGCCCGAGGCCCCTGAGCTGGGGAAGAGCCCCTTTACCCACTACACCATCTTCTGGACCAACACTCAGGACCAGTCCTTCT CCACTGTCCTGAATGCCTCCACCCATAGCTTTGTCCTCCGTGGCCTGGAGCCTTCCAGCTTGTACCAAGTCCACCTCATGGCCGCCAGCCAGGCAGGAGCCACCAACAGTACAATCCTCACCCTGATGACCTTGGCTCTAG AGGAGTCTGAGCTGCACATCATCCTGGGCCTGTTTGGCCTCCTGGTCTTGCTCATCTGCCTCTGTGGGGCTGCCCAGTTCTGCTGCAGACCCAG CAGGAAGTATTCCCTCTGGCCAAGTGTCCCGGACCCAGCCCACAGCAGCCTGGGTTCCTGGGTGCCAACCATCACGGCagag GATATCTTCCAGCTGCCCAGCCTTCGGGACCCCGGCATGCCACCCATCACCAAGATCACAGtgctggaggaggaagagaaaaagccAGGGCCCTGGGAGTCCAATGACGGCTCAGGGACCGGTAGCCTCTCCACCCTTGTCCAGGCCTATGTGCTCCAGGGGGACCCAAGAGTACCTTCCACTCAGCCTCAGCCCCAGTCTGGCAACAGCGACCAGGTGTTTTATGTGCAGGTGCTAGGCAGCCCCACAGGCCCAGGGCCTGGGCACTACCTCCGCTGTGACTCAACTCAGCCCCTCTTGGAGGGGCTCACCCCCAGTCCCAAGTCCTACGAGAACCTCTGGTTCCAGACCAGCCCCCTGGGGACCCCAGAGCCCCTAGTCCCACATCCAGAGGACGACAGTATCTTTGAACCTCTGCTTGACTTCCCTCTACTACAAGGACTCCGGGTCAGTGGGGCGGAGGGTCTTGGGGGCTTCTAG
- the CSF3R gene encoding granulocyte colony-stimulating factor receptor isoform X2 yields the protein MVGLGAWSLVGAALIILLLPRSLEQCGHILLSAPIVRLGDQVMASCIINQNCSHLVTEWRIVWKLEPELHPRQRQQHLPNGTLQSTITLPHLNLSRVLLSCCLHWGNSLQILDQAELQAGYPPIAPHNLSCIMNLTINSLICQWEPGPDTHLSTSFTLKSFKSQDQCQTQKDSIPDCVPEDGQSHCSIPRRHLQLYQDMSIWVQARNALGTSISPKLCLAPMDVVKLEPPTLWALEPSPGVAPPQPGCLRLRWETWKPSLYIEQKCELRHQPRLGEAGWDLVSALPARTPEYELCGLLPSTAYTLQMRCTRWPLPGHWSEWSPSLELITAQRAPIVRLDTWWRQRQLDPQTVAVQLFWKPIALEEDSGQIQGYLVSRRPSDQAGAEPTLCDTTELNCTFQLPPEAREVLLQAYNTAGSSHPTPVVFLESRGPPLGRLHATARDPHSLWVGWEPPIPPPQGYVIEWGLSPPSPNGSPMTWRMEHNGSIAGTLLQENIRPFQLYEITVTPLYQDTKGPSQHVYAYSQEMAPSHGPELHLRHIGKTWAQLEWVPEAPELGKSPFTHYTIFWTNTQDQSFSTVLNASTHSFVLRGLEPSSLYQVHLMAASQAGATNSTILTLMTLALEESELHIILGLFGLLVLLICLCGAAQFCCRPRKYSLWPSVPDPAHSSLGSWVPTITAEDIFQLPSLRDPGMPPITKITVLEEEEKKPGPWESNDGSGTGSLSTLVQAYVLQGDPRVPSTQPQPQSGNSDQVFYVQVLGSPTGPGPGHYLRCDSTQPLLEGLTPSPKSYENLWFQTSPLGTPEPLVPHPEDDSIFEPLLDFPLLQGLRVSGAEGLGGF from the exons ATGGTGGGGCTGGGAGCCTGGAGCCTGGTGGGAGCTGCTCTGATCATCCTGCTGCTCCCCAGAA GCCTGGAGCAGTGTGGGCATATCCTCCTCTCAGCCCCCATCGTCCGCCTGGGAGATCAAGTCATGGCCTCCTGCATCATCAACCAGAACTGCAGCCACCTGGTCACCGAATGGCGGATTGTATGGAAACTGGAACCAGAGCTTCACCCCAGGCAGAGGCAGCAGCACCTGCCGAACGGGACCCTGCAGTCCACCATCACCTTGCCCCACCTCAACCTCTCTCGGGTCCTTCTCTCCTGCTGCCTACACTGGGGCAACAGCCTGCAGATCCTGGACCAGGCTGAGCTGCAGGCGGGCT ACCCTCCCATTGCACCCCACAACCTATCCTGCATCATGAACCTCACAATCAACAGCCTCATCTGCCAGTGGGAGCCAGGCCCTGACACCCACCTGTCCACCAGCTTCAccctgaagagcttcaa GAGCCAGGACCAATGCCAGACGCAGAAGGATTCCATCCCTGACTGCGTGCCTGAGGACGGGCAGAGCCACTGCTCCATCCCCCGCAGACACCTGCAGCTGTACCAGGACATGAGCATCTGGGTGCAGGCCAGGAACGCGCTGGGGACCAGCATTTCCCCGAAGCTCTGCCTTGCTCCCATGGACGTTG TGAAACTGGAGCCCCCCACACTGTGGGCCCTGGAGCCCAGCCCTGGGGTGGCCCCGCCCCAGCCAGGCTGCCTGAGGCTGCGCTGGGAGACCTGGAAGCCAAGCCTGTACATAGAACAGAAGTGTGAGCTGCGCCACCAGCCTCGGCTTGGAGAAGCCGGATGGGACCTG GTGAGCGCCCTGCCTGCCAGGACCCCTGAGTATGAGCTCTGTGGGCTCCTCCCATCCACAGCCTACACCCTGCAAATGCGCTGCACCCGCTGGCCCCTGCCCGGCCACTGGAGCGAATGGAGCCCCAGCCTGGAGCTGATCACCGCACAACGGG CCCCCATCGTCAGACTGGACACGTGGTGGCGTCAAAGGCAGCTGGACCCCCAGACAGTGGCCGTGCAGCTGTTCTGGAAG CCAATAGCCCTGGAAGAAGACAGCGGGCAGATCCAAGGCTACCTGGTTTCCCGGAGACCCTCAGACCAGGCTGGGGCAGAGCCAACCCTCTGTGACACCACGGAGCTGAACTGTACCTTCCAGCTGCCTCCAGAAGCCCGGGAGGTGCTCCTTCAGGCCTATAACACGGCTGGCTCCTCTCATCCCACCCCTGTGGTCTTCTTGGAAAGCAGAG GCCCACCCCTGGGCAGACTGCATGCCACCGCTCGAGACCCTCACAGCCTCTGGGTGGGCTGGGAGCCCCCCATTCCTCCACCTCAGGGCTATGTGATTGAGTGGGGCCTCAGTCCCCCCAGCCCCAACGGCAGTCCTATGACCTGGAGGATGGAGCATAACGGAAGCATTGCAGGGACCTTGCTGCAGG AGAACATCAGGCCCTTTCAGCTCTACGAGATCACTGTGACCCCCCTGTACCAGGACACCAAGGGACCCTCCCAGCACGTCTATGCCTACTCCCAAGAGATGG CCCCCTCCCATGGCCCAGAGTTGCATCTCAGGCACATTGGCAAGACATGGGCCCAGCTGGAGTGGGTGCCCGAGGCCCCTGAGCTGGGGAAGAGCCCCTTTACCCACTACACCATCTTCTGGACCAACACTCAGGACCAGTCCTTCT CCACTGTCCTGAATGCCTCCACCCATAGCTTTGTCCTCCGTGGCCTGGAGCCTTCCAGCTTGTACCAAGTCCACCTCATGGCCGCCAGCCAGGCAGGAGCCACCAACAGTACAATCCTCACCCTGATGACCTTGGCTCTAG AGGAGTCTGAGCTGCACATCATCCTGGGCCTGTTTGGCCTCCTGGTCTTGCTCATCTGCCTCTGTGGGGCTGCCCAGTTCTGCTGCAGACCCAG GAAGTATTCCCTCTGGCCAAGTGTCCCGGACCCAGCCCACAGCAGCCTGGGTTCCTGGGTGCCAACCATCACGGCagag GATATCTTCCAGCTGCCCAGCCTTCGGGACCCCGGCATGCCACCCATCACCAAGATCACAGtgctggaggaggaagagaaaaagccAGGGCCCTGGGAGTCCAATGACGGCTCAGGGACCGGTAGCCTCTCCACCCTTGTCCAGGCCTATGTGCTCCAGGGGGACCCAAGAGTACCTTCCACTCAGCCTCAGCCCCAGTCTGGCAACAGCGACCAGGTGTTTTATGTGCAGGTGCTAGGCAGCCCCACAGGCCCAGGGCCTGGGCACTACCTCCGCTGTGACTCAACTCAGCCCCTCTTGGAGGGGCTCACCCCCAGTCCCAAGTCCTACGAGAACCTCTGGTTCCAGACCAGCCCCCTGGGGACCCCAGAGCCCCTAGTCCCACATCCAGAGGACGACAGTATCTTTGAACCTCTGCTTGACTTCCCTCTACTACAAGGACTCCGGGTCAGTGGGGCGGAGGGTCTTGGGGGCTTCTAG
- the CSF3R gene encoding granulocyte colony-stimulating factor receptor isoform X4, with translation MISHLPYEWVVLCSPISQMKKLRLREDPPIAPHNLSCIMNLTINSLICQWEPGPDTHLSTSFTLKSFKSQDQCQTQKDSIPDCVPEDGQSHCSIPRRHLQLYQDMSIWVQARNALGTSISPKLCLAPMDVVKLEPPTLWALEPSPGVAPPQPGCLRLRWETWKPSLYIEQKCELRHQPRLGEAGWDLVSALPARTPEYELCGLLPSTAYTLQMRCTRWPLPGHWSEWSPSLELITAQRAPIVRLDTWWRQRQLDPQTVAVQLFWKPIALEEDSGQIQGYLVSRRPSDQAGAEPTLCDTTELNCTFQLPPEAREVLLQAYNTAGSSHPTPVVFLESRGPPLGRLHATARDPHSLWVGWEPPIPPPQGYVIEWGLSPPSPNGSPMTWRMEHNGSIAGTLLQENIRPFQLYEITVTPLYQDTKGPSQHVYAYSQEMAPSHGPELHLRHIGKTWAQLEWVPEAPELGKSPFTHYTIFWTNTQDQSFSTVLNASTHSFVLRGLEPSSLYQVHLMAASQAGATNSTILTLMTLALEESELHIILGLFGLLVLLICLCGAAQFCCRPSRKYSLWPSVPDPAHSSLGSWVPTITAEDIFQLPSLRDPGMPPITKITVLEEEEKKPGPWESNDGSGTGSLSTLVQAYVLQGDPRVPSTQPQPQSGNSDQVFYVQVLGSPTGPGPGHYLRCDSTQPLLEGLTPSPKSYENLWFQTSPLGTPEPLVPHPEDDSIFEPLLDFPLLQGLRVSGAEGLGGF, from the exons ATGATATCACATCTTCCCTATGAGTGGGTAGTACTATgcagccccatttcacagatgaagaaactgaggctcagggagg ACCCTCCCATTGCACCCCACAACCTATCCTGCATCATGAACCTCACAATCAACAGCCTCATCTGCCAGTGGGAGCCAGGCCCTGACACCCACCTGTCCACCAGCTTCAccctgaagagcttcaa GAGCCAGGACCAATGCCAGACGCAGAAGGATTCCATCCCTGACTGCGTGCCTGAGGACGGGCAGAGCCACTGCTCCATCCCCCGCAGACACCTGCAGCTGTACCAGGACATGAGCATCTGGGTGCAGGCCAGGAACGCGCTGGGGACCAGCATTTCCCCGAAGCTCTGCCTTGCTCCCATGGACGTTG TGAAACTGGAGCCCCCCACACTGTGGGCCCTGGAGCCCAGCCCTGGGGTGGCCCCGCCCCAGCCAGGCTGCCTGAGGCTGCGCTGGGAGACCTGGAAGCCAAGCCTGTACATAGAACAGAAGTGTGAGCTGCGCCACCAGCCTCGGCTTGGAGAAGCCGGATGGGACCTG GTGAGCGCCCTGCCTGCCAGGACCCCTGAGTATGAGCTCTGTGGGCTCCTCCCATCCACAGCCTACACCCTGCAAATGCGCTGCACCCGCTGGCCCCTGCCCGGCCACTGGAGCGAATGGAGCCCCAGCCTGGAGCTGATCACCGCACAACGGG CCCCCATCGTCAGACTGGACACGTGGTGGCGTCAAAGGCAGCTGGACCCCCAGACAGTGGCCGTGCAGCTGTTCTGGAAG CCAATAGCCCTGGAAGAAGACAGCGGGCAGATCCAAGGCTACCTGGTTTCCCGGAGACCCTCAGACCAGGCTGGGGCAGAGCCAACCCTCTGTGACACCACGGAGCTGAACTGTACCTTCCAGCTGCCTCCAGAAGCCCGGGAGGTGCTCCTTCAGGCCTATAACACGGCTGGCTCCTCTCATCCCACCCCTGTGGTCTTCTTGGAAAGCAGAG GCCCACCCCTGGGCAGACTGCATGCCACCGCTCGAGACCCTCACAGCCTCTGGGTGGGCTGGGAGCCCCCCATTCCTCCACCTCAGGGCTATGTGATTGAGTGGGGCCTCAGTCCCCCCAGCCCCAACGGCAGTCCTATGACCTGGAGGATGGAGCATAACGGAAGCATTGCAGGGACCTTGCTGCAGG AGAACATCAGGCCCTTTCAGCTCTACGAGATCACTGTGACCCCCCTGTACCAGGACACCAAGGGACCCTCCCAGCACGTCTATGCCTACTCCCAAGAGATGG CCCCCTCCCATGGCCCAGAGTTGCATCTCAGGCACATTGGCAAGACATGGGCCCAGCTGGAGTGGGTGCCCGAGGCCCCTGAGCTGGGGAAGAGCCCCTTTACCCACTACACCATCTTCTGGACCAACACTCAGGACCAGTCCTTCT CCACTGTCCTGAATGCCTCCACCCATAGCTTTGTCCTCCGTGGCCTGGAGCCTTCCAGCTTGTACCAAGTCCACCTCATGGCCGCCAGCCAGGCAGGAGCCACCAACAGTACAATCCTCACCCTGATGACCTTGGCTCTAG AGGAGTCTGAGCTGCACATCATCCTGGGCCTGTTTGGCCTCCTGGTCTTGCTCATCTGCCTCTGTGGGGCTGCCCAGTTCTGCTGCAGACCCAG CAGGAAGTATTCCCTCTGGCCAAGTGTCCCGGACCCAGCCCACAGCAGCCTGGGTTCCTGGGTGCCAACCATCACGGCagag GATATCTTCCAGCTGCCCAGCCTTCGGGACCCCGGCATGCCACCCATCACCAAGATCACAGtgctggaggaggaagagaaaaagccAGGGCCCTGGGAGTCCAATGACGGCTCAGGGACCGGTAGCCTCTCCACCCTTGTCCAGGCCTATGTGCTCCAGGGGGACCCAAGAGTACCTTCCACTCAGCCTCAGCCCCAGTCTGGCAACAGCGACCAGGTGTTTTATGTGCAGGTGCTAGGCAGCCCCACAGGCCCAGGGCCTGGGCACTACCTCCGCTGTGACTCAACTCAGCCCCTCTTGGAGGGGCTCACCCCCAGTCCCAAGTCCTACGAGAACCTCTGGTTCCAGACCAGCCCCCTGGGGACCCCAGAGCCCCTAGTCCCACATCCAGAGGACGACAGTATCTTTGAACCTCTGCTTGACTTCCCTCTACTACAAGGACTCCGGGTCAGTGGGGCGGAGGGTCTTGGGGGCTTCTAG